One stretch of Streptomyces sp. NBC_00443 DNA includes these proteins:
- a CDS encoding maltokinase N-terminal cap-like domain-containing protein, with the protein MSKAVTRTLTTSPGLLASLDPLLREWLPRQRWFAGKGRPITGFSLVAATELLPPGGKLGLYHLLVRAHQAIAPVPGAPEQPADCYQLLIGEREALPPRLAPALIGHVADGPLAGRTVYDALYDTRPTELLLEALRTGARIGGLRFERDDSHEIRSGLVPRLVTSEQSNSSVVYGDTFILKLLRRVVPGVNPDLELPLALAREGCDRVPAPTAWIRAELTPAGATADEAYVLGVLQPFVQGATDGWELALRELAKGEDFASAARALGRATAEVHTALARTLPTVTLGHTQVQQLVDGMVERLDAAAQAVPALRPYAPGLRSAFEALAGLAAEGCTWTAQRIHGDLHLGQCLRSPSGQWWLIDFEGEPSKPLAERRMPQPPVRDVAGMLRSFDYAAHSADPSVPGWANTCRAAYCSGYAQVSGADPRTDPVLLRAYETDKAIYEVVYEARHRPDWLPVPLSAISRLAAGADTSSPATPSTLSIPSSPPAPRRPSP; encoded by the coding sequence ATGTCGAAAGCCGTCACCCGCACCCTCACGACCTCACCAGGTCTCCTCGCCTCGCTGGACCCCTTGCTGCGGGAGTGGCTGCCACGGCAGCGCTGGTTCGCGGGCAAGGGCCGTCCAATCACCGGGTTCTCGCTGGTGGCGGCCACCGAACTGCTGCCGCCCGGCGGCAAGCTGGGCCTGTACCACCTGCTCGTGCGCGCGCATCAGGCCATCGCGCCGGTGCCGGGCGCGCCCGAGCAGCCCGCCGACTGCTACCAGCTGTTGATAGGCGAGCGCGAGGCCCTGCCGCCCCGGCTGGCGCCCGCGCTGATCGGACACGTGGCCGACGGCCCGCTCGCCGGACGCACGGTGTACGACGCCCTGTACGACACCCGTCCCACCGAGCTGCTCCTGGAGGCGCTGCGCACCGGAGCCCGGATCGGCGGCCTGCGCTTCGAGCGGGACGACAGCCATGAGATCCGGTCCGGTCTGGTGCCGCGCCTGGTCACGTCCGAACAGTCGAACTCGTCGGTCGTCTACGGCGATACGTTCATTCTGAAGCTGCTGCGCCGGGTCGTGCCCGGCGTCAACCCCGACCTGGAGCTTCCTTTGGCGCTGGCCCGCGAGGGCTGCGACCGGGTCCCCGCGCCGACGGCGTGGATCCGGGCGGAGCTGACGCCTGCCGGGGCAACGGCGGACGAGGCGTATGTGCTGGGCGTGCTGCAGCCGTTCGTACAGGGCGCCACGGACGGCTGGGAGCTGGCGTTGCGCGAGCTGGCCAAGGGTGAGGACTTCGCGTCCGCGGCACGGGCGCTCGGGCGCGCGACCGCCGAGGTGCACACCGCACTGGCCCGCACGCTGCCGACCGTCACCCTCGGGCACACGCAGGTGCAGCAGCTGGTCGACGGCATGGTCGAGCGGCTCGACGCGGCCGCGCAGGCGGTGCCGGCGCTGCGGCCGTACGCGCCCGGCCTGCGCTCCGCCTTCGAGGCGCTGGCCGGCCTCGCCGCCGAGGGTTGCACCTGGACCGCCCAGCGCATCCACGGCGACCTGCACCTCGGGCAGTGCCTGCGCTCACCCAGCGGGCAGTGGTGGCTGATCGACTTCGAGGGCGAGCCGTCGAAGCCGCTGGCCGAACGGCGGATGCCGCAGCCGCCGGTGCGGGACGTCGCGGGCATGCTGCGTTCCTTCGACTACGCGGCCCACTCGGCCGACCCGTCGGTACCGGGCTGGGCCAACACCTGCCGGGCCGCCTACTGCTCCGGATACGCACAGGTCAGCGGCGCCGATCCGCGGACGGATCCGGTGCTGCTGCGTGCGTACGAGACTGACAAGGCGATCTACGAGGTCGTCTACGAGGCCCGCCACCGCCCCGACTGGCTGCCGGTACCGCTGTCCGCCATAAGCCGGCTGGCCGCGGGCGCCGACACCTCGTCCCCCGCCACCCCCTCCACCCTCTCGATCCCCTCATCCCCACCTGCGCCTAGGAGGCCCTCCCCGTGA